The genomic segment TAATTCAAGCATCAACTGAAGAAGCAAATCTTGAACTTAGATGAAGATAATACCCAGAAAACCTCCTCAAAACCTGCAATGTGTAATAGAAAATTGTCATGAACCATAatcaaagaaaataaatatatactACAGTCTACACTAACAGCATTGATATTTCATTGGTGTCTGTTACAATCATGAAAAGACGGTGCAATCCTCATGAAAATTTGATAAACTTATGATTATCAAACAATGTTTTGATAAGACATAAATTTACGCATTCGCGACTAATTAACCATGCATTGACACTAAATGTACATAGAATTAGATTCCATTGCTAACATTAAGTGAATGTCTCTGAAATTGTTAAAATTAAGAAAGTTTTAAAACTCGGCTGCTTTGCTAAGCATAAAATTTGGGTTCTCTTTTTACAATGTTGGTTGCATGAGATTATAATTATTTCTACAAAAGCAGTAATTTTGAAAGCGGAAACTATGACATCTTACTGAATTTATACAGTTTAACTGATAATTCTAATGTATCCTGATCAATCCAACCTGCAATTCAGTTATAGCACAACGTCTGATATGAACGCACTTGCATCTTGTTAGTAACCTAAAAAGGATGCTAAAGTCTTGAAGGAATGGCAGCGATTAATCGAATTACAAAAATAAGAAACTATAAGAACAAAAGAGAAGACCTTTCATTCTGACTGAATCAAATTGGAGCACCGTAAACCAATCCTGTTTTAAGCGCATGAACTGCGATGAACCCGCAAAGCACAGAGCACAAActattttctcaaaaatcaagaTCTTACGAGATAATTCACTTCAACAAGGTAATACCATAAGCATCAATAGCAGAGAGAGTGAGACAGAGAGAGGGATCATATCAAAATTCAAGAAAGAATTTACTTGTTACAAATAATGAATTCAAAGCCCAGATCTTAAAAATGCAAGCAAAACTGATTCGACTTACGAAATAATATCTCTATAATTCAAGCATATATGAAGTTAGAAACAGAAATACCTCTTCCTCGAGATGCAATGGGCCGCTCCTCAAGTTATTCTTTAAATTGACACAGGGAGCGCTAAACTTTGGCTTCTAGCTCATTGGCTTCATTCAACAACGCCCCCCAGACGATCCTGGGCACTGCAAAAGACCAACTGAAATCCCAGAAAAGACTTGTCTTGAAAATGTGCCAGAGAATCTGAAAATGTGATAACTAGAAATAAAAAAGAATGCAGGTGTTGCCGAAAGTTCAAGAACAAAAAGATAAACAAGAGGTAAAACCACTGCAGCAATTCTgtcaaatcatttaaaaaacaGAGACTGAACCTACTATACACAGATAAATCTCAGTGACACTGCTCACTTTTAAACAAGCTCACACCTCATTttcgtaaaaaaaaaattaataaggaAACagtgaagaaaaagaaaaaagaaacacCGATTTTCAAGAACTTGAGTTAGTAAAAGAAAAGGAGGTTAGGAATCGTCTAGGTACCTAATCACGGATCTAAGGTGGGGGGCAGCTTGAAATGCAAGtcataataaaaattgaaaaagaaaagaGGGAATCTTTGTAGGAAAGACAAGGGTGTCAGCAATGGAGGTGGAGTAAAAATTCAGGAAGATCGCTGTCTAAGCCAAATTACACCATACGAAAACGGGCAAAATTAATTTCTTAGTTGGGTTAAGAATGTACGAGGTTATTAAAGTTGAAATCCCGCCAGGTTTTCAATGTAAGTTTTCAATGTAATTAGTTGGTGGATTACAGGTTTCTTGGTTTGATCATAATATAGAGATTGGGAGGAGAAAATTACCTAAAATAACATACATGCAGTTGCTTTATTTATCAACTTTTTATTTGGTTGTTTTTCCCCCTTTTGCGACTTTTTATTTGGGTTTTTGGGACTTGAGGAGGATATTTTTGGGTGGACCTATGCAACAGATTTGTTACCCCCccttttttaaatatttaataatggTTGAGTAAAGCAAAAAATTAGAAAacatcaaatatttcatttttttcaaaaaaaagaaaagaaaagagaaagatCCACATGCATGGttagatatatttttttattaactaATAACACATCGAACGTAAATTGTGATGTATTATTAGTAAGTACAATCTTGAAATAAGAAGTTGTGGTTAATTATATACATACAAAATGGGACTGATTTTCCATTTAAAATCAATGTTACAGTGTTTTCAGCGGGTTCACTATTTATAGTACGAATTCAGGGAATATAGGCAAGTCAGTTAGAAATGCGATGCATGTGTATGTTGCTGCATAAATCAACCGCCTAGGCCCAGGGGTGATCACGATGCGATTTtgcgattttttaaaaaaaatttaaatcgaaTTGTCACATGCGGTTGGttagtattttgaaaaattaatcgcggttttacataaaaaattagCCTCACGATTTTAAACGATTTCAAGCGATTGCGGTCGGTTTAcggtttttttaatgaaaaatattagaacatatattctaatttatttgaaaataacaaCAATATATTgtcttcaaatataaaatatagttcaAAGCATATAAAGAtcaaaatagataaaataataatcaagattcaaaacaaatttaataatttaacaacacGACACTTTCACAAGCAAAAATGACATTTACACTATttcatcttcttttttttactttcaaactttaaacaaaatattatagcaaaataaataaatactttaACAAAAAACTAATATGaagaataattaagaaaaagataagttttatttttaagaataataattttgaagaaagTTGGGATATAATGAATGATGacttttttatttgaatatgttATTTACAAATTATTATGATTCTATGCCCAATATTATGGCAAGCGGTTTAGGCGGTGCGGTTTGGTGCGGTTTTTGGCAAAAAAATAACTTAACCGCGTATGCCGTACAGtttatgattaatatttttaatcgcAGTTTTTATAACATATTATGAAAAACGGTGCGGTGCAATTCAGTTCGGGTGGTTCGAGctgttaataaaaaaaattgatcacCCCTATGCCTAGCTGCTCGAAATCCATCCAGacatattaatatttatttattttataaaaaaaatgcgAAAGTTCATCTCTTCGAATCTAATTTCTATTATCATGATATTTCAAATACATTAGCATGGTACTATTATGTTtgtcaatattttttataaaaaaaacatgtacCATAGTCTGTATTTCAACCTAATGttatatattttgaatttgaatcgaATATAGGTGAAAtttaggaaaaatatagagatgAAGTAGAAGAATATAGGCTAAAAACAAAAATCGTCTGAGTGGCCGCCTAAGTGCCTAGGCACCGTCTGCCTATCGCACACTGATGAATACTAGTACATTGGAATACTTCTATCTAACATAGCGAATACACCAAAACAGCACACAATTTAAGCAGACCAAACTGCAAACATTATGGATATATCTGTATATATAAATGTGTGTGTGATATATAAGAGTAGCTTCACAAGTTttgaggtaaaaaaaaaaaaagtgagcTGGCCTTTGTTCCTCGTCGATCTATTTCTTACTTGATTCGTGATGATGTGAGAAAATGACTCCCTTAGGAAAGTTCAGCTACGAGGTCGTGAAATCTTCCAACATCTCAAGCTCTAAATCTTAGGTTTACGTGAGGAACCGTGCATGTAACACTTACACAGGGTCAATCAGAATGTATTTCTCGAAATCTGTTAAAGAGGATCTTTATGACTGCGAATGATGCTGTGAATGATAAACATTTGTCCCACTCAAAATCTCCACAGGAAGAAAGAACGGTTGAGAGGATGTAATCATCCACCTCAATGCCCTCAGCTCGCATTTGATACATGAGCCTCAAAGCCTCGCCACAAAGCCCATTCCTTGCATATGCTACGATCATCGACTTCCAGGAAACCAAGTTCTTCTCAGGCATGCTATCGAAGACCTGAACCGCATCCGAAAGATACCCACATTTAGAATACATATGAACTAAAGCACTGCCCACAAACACGTTCCATAATTCAGGGCTCTTGTTTATGGAGGAATGGATTAGCCTCCCTTGGTTAATATTTTCTAGTTTAGCACATGCCTTCAGCACCGATGAATAAGTATATGGATTGGGTTCCACACCATCACCCAGCATTTCCTTCAAGTACTCGAGGGCCTCGTACTCATGACCAAGGAGGGAACAACCAGAAATCATTGCAGTCCATGAAACTACATCTTTATCGGGCAGGTATCGGAGAACCTTAGATGCTGAGACGTAATCCCCACATTTGCAATAAAGCCACACAAGTGCACTACCTATGAAAATATTGCTTGGTGAAAAGGTCTTGAAAACCTGCGCATGCACTTCTTTTCCTAATGACAAAGCCCGGAGTAAACCGCAAGCTCGGACAATACTAACCATGGTTAAGTTGTTTGCAAATACCTTCAATCTTCCCATCATACGGAACAGTCTAATGGCGTCTTCACCATGTCCATTACGAGCATATCCTGCTATGATTGATGTCCAAGTGACAGCATTTTTCCatttcattttatcaaagaGTGTTCTGGAGTCCACGATTTCTCCACACTTTGCATACATATCCACCAGTGAAGTCCCAACATAAACATCCATATCATATGAATTCTTCACAATGGTTCCATGTAATTGTCTACCAAATTTCAGTGCTTGTTCTTCACCACAGGCATTCAACAAGCTAGAGACAGTAAACTCGTTTGGATCAAGTCCATCGgatatcatcctcaaaaacatggCAAATGCGTCCTGCCCTCTTCCGTGTTGTGAATAAGCTGTAATTATCGTAGTCCAACAAATTACATCCCATCTTTCCATTCCGTCAAATACAAGAAAAGCACCATCCAAATCACCACATTGAGCGTAAAAATGCAAGATGGCGCTATTTAATATTAAACTACCCGATTGACTCTTTATTACAGAAGCATGAAGTTGCCTTCCAAGTTCATAATCAAAGGTCTTGCTACACAAATTTAACATGCACACAAATGTCTTGGAGTTTCCCACAAACCCACTGGCAACAAACTCACAGTACAATCTCAAAGCTTCGTCATTTATCCCATATCTCTGGTATCCATTAAGCATTGCCGTCCAGGAAACAACATTTCTCTCCAACATATAATCAAACACCCCACGAGCTGACACCAAATCCCCAAATTTCACATACACGCTGATCAAGTTATTATTAACAAAAACTACTGGATCTCTCATACTCTTAACAACCAAGGCATGCATTTTCCTAACCACTTCAGTATTAGAACAAGACTGAACCCAATGGCAAAATGAGCTGGAGTCAATtggttgaataattggattagtCTTGTATACAAGCACATTGTAGTTATCATCCACATTTTCTGGAGATACATATAGAGCATGTGAACGAGTGAAAAAAGGTGGCTTCTTGGAAACGTTGGGGAAATTCAATATGTAAGTGTAATGGGCTATACACTGAATTTCTTTTCTATGGAATTTATTTCCGCGTATTGGTGGAATGAATAACTGAGTATCAAGTGGACAAGGCGGTTGATTTTGATATACAGCTAAGGGCAGGGAGCTGTACAATGGAGAGAACATCGAAAAGAATTTCTCTTTCCCAGAAACTGTTGGCCTACAAACCGGATAACTTCTCTCCTCTGGCCCTCTGGGAACAATGTAAAATAGTATTCAAAATCCAACCGTTGTATTATCAAATCCACCGTAAATTTAAAAACTTCTTCAATCTTCACCATGATAAAGCTCAAAATAAAACAAGTTAAAATCCACAAAATTCTTTAACACCTAATAATAATTAAGCTAAAAAAGATATGTTTAATCGGCTAACCGTAAAATCTACAGGACACTATATTTTCAAAGCGGGACATATTAACCAGTAAACACCGCAATGCGGACAGAATATTTTAACATGTAAACTGCATAAGAATAATTTAACATGTGAATCGCGAACATTTCCAAGTTTGGTAGAATAAACTACTACATAAGAACCTTGACCGACGTCAATGGTCCCGTAAAAAGTTTCCGACTGCGCATAATTTTTCCCCAAACCACATAACAACAGGAATGCATTCATTAACTGTTCCGAGCAGTtacaatcacacacacacaaaagaaaaaagaaaagaaatcaaagcaaaaaaaaaaaaaaaaactcagaaATTCAGGCCATTCAATTAGAACTCACATAACATTATCATCAATCGAGCTCCGTATCATTCCAGTTTTTTCCTTAACCGAATCATTCGACCAAGCACAGGAACAGATAGAGTAGAAGCCTGCTTATGCAGAGTCCAGTGAGCGAGATTTTCAAAACCAGTGGGCGGCCACATATGAATTGGGCCAATTAAACGATTTAATGGGCCTCCAACCACATATGAATTAGGCCAAATTGAACGATGTAATGGGCCTCCAATcgtatataaataaatatcttCCAACATTAGTTTCAGTGAGGAAAAGGACAAACGTTGAaagcaaatatgagtttcacaTATCTTTCCTTCTCTCTTTCTTTGAacaaacattttctttttgaaaagaTAACGTTAGGAATAAACGCAAAGACCTTTTGTCACATAATTGCtataaagaaaagaaacaatcaTGAAAGGAAAACACAAAgacaataatttcttcttcttcttttttttgtggagcaaaatgaaatttatttatatatatatatatgcttgaAATACTCGAATGTATGTGTCTCTTCTTTAATGGCAAGTTATATGTCTAAATTACTTAAGGATGACAACTTTCTCCATGGGTTTGGAGCCCTGCGGGAAAAAATTCGAAACAGGGATGGGGATCCCCGATTTTTTCTGGTTCGGGTTCaggtatttttttaaatccccgaTGTAGTTCAGGGCGGATATGGGATTACTATCCTCATCCCCGAATCCGCCTCGAAaataatatcaacaataaaataatattattattattagtattaataatataaatattattatttttaaaatattaataatattattattattaatattgatattgatattaatattaatattatcactgataataatagataataataagttttagtTTGATAAAATTTCCGAATCCGTCATCGTCTtaccatattaatatttttgaaacggagATGGGGGCGGGGATGAGAAGTTGATCCCCGAAGTTTTAGGTTTGGGGATTCTCCGAACCCGAAAAAACGGGGATTGGGGCAAATATGAGGGTGAGGATGAAATTCGGAGATGGGGATGAGAATGGCAAACCCGTCCCGTCACATTTTCATCCCTAAAATTGCTGATCAAATTTAATATAGGAAAGATTTATCGttccttttaaatttaaaataaaaaatcagtatatataattttaaacagAGTAATTAACATTATATTCCAGAAAATGtaacataaatttatattttaaaaagaagaaaGTTGAGACTTATAAAACTTGGTGTTGATTTGTTACCTTTTATAGTATTAAGGGTTATTTATGGGCTTGCTGAAATGAGGTCATTCCTTTTTCGTTAGAAACAAAAAATAATGCTAAAgcagaaaaagaaaaaggaaagaagaaaaatcaagaaattttaaacatttttgaaaaaaaaaattaaaaggggACGCAAATTAAAGTTaatcttttttctttattttttttccaaatgacATAAAGTGGCTTATCAACTTGTCGTAAAGCTCAAaggatgatatatatatatatatatactacgCAATGTTGGAAGTAGTCGACAATCACCTATGCATTATGCATCATCCAATTCAATTGTGCTCTTA from the Primulina tabacum isolate GXHZ01 chromosome 8, ASM2559414v2, whole genome shotgun sequence genome contains:
- the LOC142552823 gene encoding pentatricopeptide repeat-containing protein At4g18520, chloroplastic-like isoform X1: MIRSSIDDNVIGPEERSYPVCRPTVSGKEKFFSMFSPLYSSLPLAVYQNQPPCPLDTQLFIPPIRGNKFHRKEIQCIAHYTYILNFPNVSKKPPFFTRSHALYVSPENVDDNYNVLVYKTNPIIQPIDSSSFCHWVQSCSNTEVVRKMHALVVKSMRDPVVFVNNNLISVYVKFGDLVSARGVFDYMLERNVVSWTAMLNGYQRYGINDEALRLYCEFVASGFVGNSKTFVCMLNLCSKTFDYELGRQLHASVIKSQSGSLILNSAILHFYAQCGDLDGAFLVFDGMERWDVICWTTIITAYSQHGRGQDAFAMFLRMISDGLDPNEFTVSSLLNACGEEQALKFGRQLHGTIVKNSYDMDVYVGTSLVDMYAKCGEIVDSRTLFDKMKWKNAVTWTSIIAGYARNGHGEDAIRLFRMMGRLKVFANNLTMVSIVRACGLLRALSLGKEVHAQVFKTFSPSNIFIGSALVWLYCKCGDYVSASKVLRYLPDKDVVSWTAMISGCSLLGHEYEALEYLKEMLGDGVEPNPYTYSSVLKACAKLENINQGRLIHSSINKSPELWNVFVGSALVHMYSKCGYLSDAVQVFDSMPEKNLVSWKSMIVAYARNGLCGEALRLMYQMRAEGIEVDDYILSTVLSSCGDFEWDKCLSFTASFAVIKILFNRFREIHSD
- the LOC142552823 gene encoding pentatricopeptide repeat-containing protein At4g18520, chloroplastic-like isoform X2, giving the protein MFSPLYSSLPLAVYQNQPPCPLDTQLFIPPIRGNKFHRKEIQCIAHYTYILNFPNVSKKPPFFTRSHALYVSPENVDDNYNVLVYKTNPIIQPIDSSSFCHWVQSCSNTEVVRKMHALVVKSMRDPVVFVNNNLISVYVKFGDLVSARGVFDYMLERNVVSWTAMLNGYQRYGINDEALRLYCEFVASGFVGNSKTFVCMLNLCSKTFDYELGRQLHASVIKSQSGSLILNSAILHFYAQCGDLDGAFLVFDGMERWDVICWTTIITAYSQHGRGQDAFAMFLRMISDGLDPNEFTVSSLLNACGEEQALKFGRQLHGTIVKNSYDMDVYVGTSLVDMYAKCGEIVDSRTLFDKMKWKNAVTWTSIIAGYARNGHGEDAIRLFRMMGRLKVFANNLTMVSIVRACGLLRALSLGKEVHAQVFKTFSPSNIFIGSALVWLYCKCGDYVSASKVLRYLPDKDVVSWTAMISGCSLLGHEYEALEYLKEMLGDGVEPNPYTYSSVLKACAKLENINQGRLIHSSINKSPELWNVFVGSALVHMYSKCGYLSDAVQVFDSMPEKNLVSWKSMIVAYARNGLCGEALRLMYQMRAEGIEVDDYILSTVLSSCGDFEWDKCLSFTASFAVIKILFNRFREIHSD